The genomic DNA ATCTGTTCCAGAATAGAAAGTCGATCCTGGAGTCATGAGTCCTGCTTCCCCAGTCTTTCTCCACCTAGCTTGTGTTGTATTTGGTGTTCCTCCAGAAGCCATTCGGAATGGGTAAATTTCAATAGTCCCAGTTCCAGTTGATGCCAATGAAGATGTGTCTTTATCTATACAAATATATCTATTCGTAACAGATAAGGTATTCGCCAATGAAGATAGATATCGAATTCTAAACTCCTGACCTGATTTTGGAGCGTTGGTTCCTGCTCCGATATCAGAAGTAATTCTTACAATAAATGACCAAGCTGAAATTTCAGAGTCACTATCAGCACCGTCGGCATTTGTAGAAGGAGTATAAGACTTGGAAAAATGGTAATCTTCCAAAAGTGCACGGATTAAATTTCTGGCAATAAGAGTATCCTCTAATTGTAATCGTGTTACAGTTCCAGTAGTAAATCCAATAACATTGAAAACAGAAACAGAGCCAATTTCCCACTTGGTATTTCTTAATTCAGGAACAAGTAGAGGCCAGTTAGATATATTAAAGGTTTGATCTAAATCTTTTCGAAACCAAGGTTCCGATGGGGAAGGACTGAATTTTCTAGAACTCCACTTTGAATCTAATAATCCAAATTGCTGTTGAAAAATAATCCCATTTTCTGCTTGGTTTACAACTGGCACTCGACCTTTTTGCCCGCTATATGATGACGGAGTATCATTTAGTCCTATAAAAGTTTGCTCTTCTAGTAATGCTAAAGTGCCAGATTTATCTTTTGGCAAAACTACCGAATTGAGTAGCTTTTTGACTTCGATTATATTTCCGAATGCAGCATCTTTCTTGAATTCAATCCATTTTATTCTACCAGGCGTGAGAGTAGGGAAGGATGCAGTGGTATTATAGTTTTCGTAGACTTTAATATTGTAAGACTTCCTTGTCTTAACAACTTGCTGACTAACTGTGTTTGTTGATACATCAAAGAATTGTAAACTTGCAGGGTCTGAATCAACAGCTTCTAGCTCAATTTCGAAAAACCCCCAAAAGCCTGCTGCAGTTGGTACGAGCGTTAATGCTTCAAGGTAATAGATGTCATCTCCAACTAGGTATGCACCTTCTTTAGTTACGATTTCTGTTGTATCAAAACTTTCTACGTTCCCATTGAAAAATTGTTTATCAGTTGGTAAAACATCAAAGAGTTCACGAATAATCATCGCAATAGACTTTGGGTAGAGCACTAAATCATCCTCTAATCCTGGAATATTGCCAATTGTTTTTGCATTTACCCTTTGATTAGAATTGTAAATTGTTTTCTTTCTGGTGCTTGTCGTGACTGGAACCGATACTATTGGCATTTTTATTCTCCGAGATAATCTCTATCTATGAATCCATAATTTAAATACATTTGCGTCAATGTTGGGAGTTCAACTATTGTTCCCGCAAAGACTCCAATTCCAGCCGATTTCAATTCGTAAATCGATCGAAGCAAAGGAAGGTTAATATCGTATAAAGTTCGAAATAATATATATAGCGCGTTATGTTGAAATGCAAAAACAGCTCCAACCATTTTGTCAGGATAGGCAGGAGTATCCAAATAGCAGACATCTAAAAACCAGCCCATTTGGTTGCCTTCTCTTAAGTAAACATCTGAGGATTCAGGAATTAGTCCTTTGATGATGTTTTTAGTACCTACGATTGATAATAACCTAGCGATGATTTTTGCTCTGTAATCGTCGTCTCCCAAACCTTCATCATTTACAATTCCAAGAAATCTACCCCAATCTCTAAGCAAGAAACCTTTCGCCCGAGTTAATGGGAATTCATCTAACAGTCTATAAATGACTCGCATATGCCATTCAATAGCGTTATGAATTCCTCCTTTATTGATATCATTGATATTGGAGATAGTTTGCTTTTCTGTTTTATCTGAATCGTAAAGAATTGCTTTGAAAACTTTACCAAATCGGCCAAAAAGCGATAAATAATCGAAAATCATGGCCTTGGAATCCTATTGATAGCTGAGTTGGTAATGGTGCCACCACCAGTTCCTCCGATCTTTGGGAGAGCCCCGGAAGGTACGGAAACATCGGAGGAAGGAGTAAGGAAACGGATCCTTAAAATATCAGGGTGCGAATTTAGTGCAGCTGCTCTCATTAAATCGAGCAACACATCGGATCCATTCGAAAGTCGGTTCACAGCATTCGAGATCGATGTCTCGACAAGTGACTTAAAAGTTGCGTTAGATACTGAACTTGTGAGTAAAACATCTAGTTCATAGTCTACGTTTATTGCTTGAGTTAAGATATTGCCTACATAGAGGGTTGTCCCGCCTGCTCGGTATCCAAGTTCATCGGTCCCTTCAATTCCATCGATCTTGTTTCTAACAGCTGCAACAATCAATGGATCCACACTTCCTGTACCGTCAGAAATATAAACATTGATCCACCCAGTTTCTGGATCGCCTGTATACGGATTTATATTTTCTGTTACGAAAGAATCGACTACACCAGGGACAGACCTTACAGCTGATCGAATACCAGATAGAGTTGAACGTGCAAGATTTGTGATGAATTCTTGCCATCTTGCCTGTCTTGATTCTTCTGTTTCTTGGTCTGTGCCACCAGTTATGTTTACTGGATTGAAAATTCTATCATAAGTAAGGATTTCATTCGGATCATTTGGATTATAGATTTCACCTTTTCCTTGATCCGTGTCTATTTCTAGAGGTACTAAATTTCCCTTTGTCCCTAACTCATCTGCGATTATATCAATATCAACTGAAGTATCTCCAACGAGGAGAGTGGTTGGTTGAATTGTTTTGTAGGTAATTCCAAAAAGTGAAATCGCAAATATGGGGATATCTATATTGGAAGTGTGGCCTGTATGATTATACCTAATGTAACCTGTTGCTTTGTTACCAGGTAACAATCCGAAATTGAAAGAGTCATAACAAGCGTTGTCTCTTGCATATTGGTATCCGGCAAAAAATTCAGCATCACCTCTCGATAATTGTAACGCGATTGCTTCTACCAATGTTCTGATTCTAGAACCTGGTTTCCAATTTGTAAGACGGACTCCTGCACCCACAATATAAGCCATAATATTGGAAAAGTAGGCTAGAAATGTTCGAGGTGCATACGCCGTAGACATGGGAAGTGACAAGGGAACTAATGGACTCATTTTGCAAGCATTTTTGATGTAAATGAGTTGATTTTCTAAGGGAATAGATGCTTTGTCCATTCCCCAATGGGATCTCTTGCGACGAGCGTAACAAATAACACTGGTGGCTATTCTGCCACAGGTGCATATTCAGTAGAATTTCTATCTCGTGTCAAATATGGACCTAATATCACTTTGGGAGAGTATTTCTTTCTACTTGGACTCTCCCGGATGGATCATACATTCACTTATAATGTTTCTGTGACACCAACTTACAATGGTGCGCAGGTAGTTGATAATGGAAATGGAATTTCTCAAATAAGTTTATCTGGAGAAATATACGCGCATTATACGGGGAAACCCGTTAGGAAACCAATGCCAGGATTGGCAGGCGTAGGGAATGCACTTCTTGGAGAATTGGAAGATTTAAATCCCATTAAGAAGGCAGGTTATTTAGACTTCTTTGATTTAGTATACCTTATGCAGGAAGCTCGTGATAAAGAAAAATTCAAATCTCGAGTTCCGACTTTCAGTTCATTTTATCCAAATGCTTTTGATATATATAGTGTCGCATCTGCATTTGGTACGGAATCTTTTAACTCGGAAGATATCCAGATGGTTTTTCATGATTATGATCGTGATTCGCATTGGGAAGTCGCATTCGATAAAAATGGATTCAAAATATCACAATCAAAAGAAGATCCCCATACTTGGTATTGGAATTTAAATTTCATCGGAATCAAAGACGAGTCTGCCCGTGGGAAGAATCGGCGTGCGCCACTCCCAGATCTTAAACAAATGGTTTCAGGTGTATTGGTTACTTTTGAAGAATTTCTTTCTGATTTATCTGGGCCACTTAGTTACCTGAAAGGGATTACTGAACTATATACCGATATTGCCAATTTAGCGGAAGGAATGAAAGATGCTCTAAAATCTTTCGAAGCAACAAACAAAGAATCTCTTCGTGCAATTTCCAA from Leptospira ellinghausenii includes the following:
- a CDS encoding baseplate J/gp47 family protein yields the protein MDKASIPLENQLIYIKNACKMSPLVPLSLPMSTAYAPRTFLAYFSNIMAYIVGAGVRLTNWKPGSRIRTLVEAIALQLSRGDAEFFAGYQYARDNACYDSFNFGLLPGNKATGYIRYNHTGHTSNIDIPIFAISLFGITYKTIQPTTLLVGDTSVDIDIIADELGTKGNLVPLEIDTDQGKGEIYNPNDPNEILTYDRIFNPVNITGGTDQETEESRQARWQEFITNLARSTLSGIRSAVRSVPGVVDSFVTENINPYTGDPETGWINVYISDGTGSVDPLIVAAVRNKIDGIEGTDELGYRAGGTTLYVGNILTQAINVDYELDVLLTSSVSNATFKSLVETSISNAVNRLSNGSDVLLDLMRAAALNSHPDILRIRFLTPSSDVSVPSGALPKIGGTGGGTITNSAINRIPRP